A DNA window from Caulobacter mirabilis contains the following coding sequences:
- a CDS encoding M14 family metallopeptidase: MDGFAETYQDARRAFREAAAAAGGRLKSAAVPGLGAEGEDLTIDWTVIGRPDSPKTLLTVSGVHGAEGQAGSAAQRAFLAALAPETLGADCNVVVVHALNPWGVSHGFRVDADNIDLSRNFGDFDGPSRPNPDYARIHEIVCPDAWDDGLLDRTKALYRALTDELGAAAALTAFTGGQHSHPDGIGFGGLGPSSSRWVFERIVEEELTACRRMGYLEWHTGFGTYGQALAVSLDPPGSPARRRLAGWWADQDLQGEDEAFESGETPDWSGLLLTGLRRLAPHVEIVGAPVEIGTVSNFEAFEAVMIDRWMRLGRAPGDLRTRSVLKDRLRHAYDPPDPAWRRLVVEAGRSLHAATLDGLRRW, encoded by the coding sequence ATGGATGGGTTTGCGGAAACCTATCAGGACGCGCGCCGGGCCTTCCGGGAGGCCGCCGCCGCCGCGGGCGGGCGGCTGAAGTCCGCCGCGGTCCCGGGCCTGGGCGCGGAGGGCGAAGATCTGACGATCGACTGGACGGTGATCGGCCGGCCCGACAGTCCCAAGACCCTGCTCACAGTCTCCGGCGTCCATGGCGCAGAGGGACAGGCCGGCTCGGCCGCCCAGCGGGCCTTCCTCGCGGCCCTCGCCCCGGAGACCTTGGGCGCGGACTGCAACGTCGTGGTGGTGCACGCGCTCAATCCCTGGGGCGTGTCGCATGGCTTCCGGGTCGACGCCGACAACATCGATCTGTCCCGCAACTTCGGCGACTTCGATGGCCCCTCAAGGCCCAACCCCGACTATGCGCGCATCCACGAGATCGTCTGTCCGGACGCCTGGGATGACGGGCTCCTGGACAGGACAAAGGCTCTGTATCGGGCTTTGACGGATGAACTGGGCGCCGCGGCGGCGCTGACGGCCTTCACCGGCGGCCAGCACAGTCACCCTGATGGGATCGGTTTCGGCGGTCTGGGCCCGTCGTCGTCTCGCTGGGTGTTCGAGCGTATCGTCGAAGAGGAGCTGACGGCCTGCCGCCGCATGGGCTACCTGGAGTGGCACACCGGGTTCGGAACCTACGGTCAGGCGCTGGCCGTGTCCCTGGACCCTCCAGGCAGCCCCGCCCGGCGGCGCCTGGCCGGCTGGTGGGCGGACCAGGACCTGCAGGGCGAAGACGAGGCCTTCGAGTCCGGCGAGACGCCGGACTGGTCGGGGCTCCTGCTCACGGGACTGCGCAGGCTCGCGCCCCATGTCGAGATCGTCGGCGCGCCCGTGGAGATCGGCACGGTTTCCAACTTCGAGGCCTTCGAGGCTGTGATGATCGACCGTTGGATGCGGCTTGGGCGCGCGCCCGGCGATCTTCGGACCCGTTCGGTGCTGAAGGACAGGCTTCGCCACGCCTACGACCCGCCCGACCCGGCCTGGCGGCGGCTGGTCGTCGAGGCCGGGCGGTCGCTGCACGCCGCGACGCTGGACGGCCTGAGACGATGGTGA
- a CDS encoding MFS transporter — translation MSTEPGPSRVVLPALIVIGTGAMTSATLSPVLLGLYIDQLGLTASQASLALAAENGAYALGLLLFSLLLHRMNRAALAAVGLAFMILGSLLTAQAGGFLPLLAVRGVFGLAMGFTAASVFAAYAGRPDPQRVWAIATFVNLSYAALLLSVSGWIAQTFGLGGVTAVLAGVSVIGLLCARLIPRTGGEGAETSGRFFPTAGGATAAAVCGALALFCLYAAHTTLWSFQERMGLAVGLNRGEVGLLLGVSVLGAIAGAIASMAVGSRFGSRAPNALAFAGLVASALLLAVPNVAAYVAGAVIIKTAWFFGLPFILGALARLDVSGRWSSVGAALLALGSAVGPAVGAAVADQGPHSIGYLAVGFYLASFLLTLPLLAAERRAPRPAAA, via the coding sequence ATGTCGACTGAACCCGGACCCTCCCGCGTCGTCCTGCCCGCCCTGATCGTCATCGGCACGGGCGCGATGACCAGCGCGACCCTCAGTCCGGTGTTGCTGGGACTGTACATTGATCAGCTTGGCCTGACCGCGTCGCAGGCCAGCCTGGCGCTGGCGGCGGAGAACGGCGCCTATGCCTTGGGGCTGCTCCTGTTCTCCCTGCTCCTGCACCGGATGAATCGGGCGGCGCTGGCGGCCGTCGGCCTGGCGTTCATGATCCTGGGCAGTCTGCTGACCGCCCAGGCCGGCGGGTTCCTGCCGCTGCTGGCCGTGCGCGGCGTCTTCGGTTTGGCGATGGGCTTCACCGCCGCCAGCGTCTTCGCCGCCTACGCCGGCCGGCCCGATCCTCAGCGGGTCTGGGCGATCGCGACCTTCGTCAATCTGTCCTACGCGGCCCTGCTGCTGTCGGTTTCGGGCTGGATCGCCCAGACCTTCGGCCTCGGCGGCGTTACGGCCGTCCTGGCCGGGGTGTCCGTCATCGGACTCCTATGCGCGCGCCTCATCCCCCGAACGGGCGGGGAGGGCGCCGAGACCAGCGGGCGGTTCTTTCCGACGGCCGGTGGTGCGACCGCCGCAGCGGTCTGTGGAGCGCTGGCGCTGTTCTGCCTGTACGCCGCGCATACGACCCTGTGGTCCTTCCAGGAGCGGATGGGCCTGGCCGTGGGCCTGAATCGCGGCGAGGTCGGGCTGCTGCTGGGCGTCTCGGTGCTCGGCGCGATCGCCGGGGCCATCGCATCAATGGCGGTCGGTTCGCGGTTCGGCAGTCGGGCGCCGAACGCCCTGGCCTTCGCGGGCTTGGTCGCCTCCGCGCTGCTGCTGGCCGTTCCGAACGTCGCCGCCTACGTCGCCGGCGCGGTGATCATCAAGACGGCCTGGTTCTTCGGACTGCCGTTCATCCTCGGCGCCCTGGCCCGGCTCGATGTCAGCGGCCGATGGAGCAGCGTCGGCGCGGCCCTGCTGGCGCTGGGATCGGCGGTCGGCCCCGCGGTCGGCGCGGCGGTCGCCGATCAAGGGCCGCACAGCATCGGCTACCTGGCGGTCGGGTTCTACCTGGCCAGCTTCCTGCTCACGCTTCCGCTGCTCGCCGCCGAACGCCGCGCGCCGCGCCCGGCGGCGGCCTGA
- a CDS encoding response regulator transcription factor, which translates to MPRILLVEDDASLARGLSATLAAAGYTIDVAMDGESARAMATDEPYALITLDLGLPEMSGLEVLRKLRAAGNKTLVLILTARDTLEDRLIGLDSGADDYMLKPFEPSELEARIRALLRRARGEADAITTIGKLVMDSTRMTAEIDGRPLDLRRREWAVLERLAARVGKVVDKERLSSEVFGYDDAVAPNAIEVYVARLRRKLEPDGPRIRTIRGLGYVMDAR; encoded by the coding sequence ATGCCGAGAATTCTGCTGGTCGAAGACGATGCCTCCTTGGCGCGGGGCCTGTCGGCGACGCTCGCCGCCGCCGGCTACACGATCGATGTCGCGATGGACGGAGAGAGCGCCCGGGCCATGGCTACGGACGAACCCTACGCGCTCATCACCCTCGATCTGGGCCTGCCGGAGATGTCCGGCCTGGAGGTGTTGCGGAAGTTGCGAGCGGCCGGCAACAAGACCCTGGTGCTCATCCTCACGGCTCGAGACACGCTCGAGGACCGTCTCATCGGCCTGGATTCCGGCGCCGACGACTACATGCTCAAACCGTTCGAGCCGAGCGAGCTCGAAGCCCGGATCCGCGCCCTGCTGCGCCGCGCGCGCGGCGAGGCGGACGCGATCACGACCATCGGCAAGCTGGTCATGGATTCGACGCGTATGACGGCGGAGATCGACGGCAGGCCGCTCGATCTCCGCCGCCGCGAATGGGCTGTGCTGGAACGACTGGCCGCCCGGGTCGGCAAGGTGGTCGACAAGGAGCGGCTGTCGTCCGAGGTCTTCGGCTACGACGACGCCGTCGCGCCCAACGCGATCGAGGTCTATGTCGCGCGGCTGCGTCGCAAGCTGGAGCCGGACGGGCCGCGCATTCGCACCATTCGGGGGCTCGGCTACGTCATGGACGCCCGGTGA
- a CDS encoding ABC transporter substrate-binding protein, protein MTRPDKRLALLAWLLGALVLVVLGGLFLFQATREDLETAAAREGVVEVWSTTDSNRVQELLADFRRRHPKVRVIYTDIRGSDLQSQFLASARSNRGTADVLWSSAMDLQIKLVNDGYAATYASRHSAHFPDWAKWKNQAWGVTAEPIVTVYNTKLVPADQIPDSHVALRRFLEAGEPDGRRVVATYDPVRSAVGYLYLSQDAQASSEVWRLVKAMRKDRLKLYTSAEDILHEVSAGRAAFGYNVAGSYALDEMSAQPDLGVILPQDYTLVMSRIAIIPHQARHPAAARLFLDFLLSREGQRHLAGRHITPARSDVEAPRLLAHSVPRRAIRVGPALLVTEDRLTRAHFISLWEKSRR, encoded by the coding sequence GTGACGCGACCCGACAAGCGTTTGGCGCTTCTGGCCTGGCTTCTGGGGGCCCTCGTTCTGGTCGTTCTGGGCGGGCTGTTCCTGTTCCAGGCGACCCGCGAGGACCTCGAAACCGCCGCCGCTCGCGAGGGCGTGGTCGAGGTCTGGTCCACGACGGACAGCAATCGGGTTCAGGAGCTTCTCGCCGATTTCCGCCGTCGGCACCCGAAGGTCCGCGTCATCTACACCGACATTCGGGGCAGTGATCTTCAGTCACAGTTCCTGGCCTCCGCCCGGAGCAACCGCGGCACCGCTGACGTGCTCTGGAGCTCGGCGATGGATCTCCAGATCAAACTGGTCAACGACGGCTATGCCGCGACCTACGCTTCCCGTCATTCAGCGCATTTTCCGGACTGGGCCAAGTGGAAGAACCAGGCCTGGGGCGTGACCGCCGAACCCATCGTGACCGTGTACAACACCAAGCTGGTTCCCGCCGACCAGATCCCCGACAGCCACGTCGCGCTGCGCCGCTTCCTGGAGGCCGGCGAGCCGGACGGACGGCGCGTCGTCGCCACCTACGACCCGGTGCGGTCCGCCGTCGGCTACCTCTACCTCTCCCAGGACGCGCAAGCCTCCAGCGAGGTCTGGCGGCTGGTCAAGGCCATGCGAAAGGACAGGTTGAAGCTCTACACCTCGGCCGAAGACATCTTGCATGAGGTGTCCGCCGGACGCGCCGCGTTCGGGTACAATGTCGCCGGCTCGTACGCGCTGGACGAGATGTCGGCCCAGCCTGATCTGGGCGTCATCCTGCCGCAGGACTACACGCTGGTGATGTCGCGCATCGCCATCATCCCGCACCAGGCGCGCCACCCCGCCGCCGCGCGGCTGTTCCTGGACTTTCTGCTCTCGCGCGAAGGCCAGCGGCACCTCGCCGGGCGACACATCACGCCGGCGCGGAGCGACGTGGAGGCCCCTCGACTCTTGGCCCATTCCGTCCCCCGGCGCGCCATCCGGGTCGGGCCCGCCCTGCTGGTCACGGAAGACCGCCTCACCCGAGCCCACTTCATCTCGCTCTGGGAAAAAAGCCGACGCTGA
- a CDS encoding Lrp/AsnC family transcriptional regulator, whose product MVALIEGRSRVHGREVARRLGVSNTTAWRMLSRLQVDGVTRQAVALRRDFVGGACECLAYLQGRWLGPGDMEAFESELIGDPAAHSAVRITGGYDYRVQAFHPDIVAADRWFSHLLAQPGVAGGKLVFLQTLFDRPCYAAAILGLDGEGDRPPGRREAAPGEHRAAGEGAEAP is encoded by the coding sequence ATGGTGGCCCTGATCGAGGGGCGCTCCAGAGTCCACGGGCGGGAGGTGGCGCGGCGCTTGGGCGTCAGCAATACGACGGCCTGGCGAATGCTCTCGCGTCTACAGGTCGACGGGGTCACGCGACAGGCCGTGGCGCTGCGCCGGGACTTCGTCGGCGGCGCCTGCGAATGCCTAGCCTATCTTCAAGGGCGCTGGCTGGGTCCCGGCGACATGGAAGCCTTCGAGTCGGAGCTGATCGGGGACCCCGCCGCCCATTCAGCGGTGCGGATCACCGGCGGCTATGACTACCGGGTCCAGGCCTTTCATCCAGATATCGTCGCGGCTGATCGATGGTTCTCCCATCTGCTCGCCCAACCGGGGGTGGCCGGCGGCAAGCTCGTCTTCCTGCAGACCCTCTTCGATCGCCCCTGTTACGCCGCGGCGATCCTGGGATTGGACGGAGAGGGGGATCGTCCGCCTGGACGTCGAGAGGCCGCTCCTGGAGAGCATCGCGCAGCGGGAGAGGGAGCAGAGGCGCCATGA
- a CDS encoding sensor histidine kinase, which yields MTAADPARRRQAPSLAARMQRGMVIPVMVLALILGLGGAWVINQAVQTVNDRILGAASRAIIDSLTVEDGAVGLDLSPAIFGMLEDAARDNVYYNVSHQGRVLTGYEDLPSIAPKTMGDTQVVFGDAVYLGRPVRVVAEARRLPQIDGVVIVQVAETLRARQRISNRLLTGLVILELVLIGVSLALLPLAIRWGLRPLHRVQAEMDRRAASDLSPIALDPVPTELRELVGGFNAMLARLDSAITGIQRFTADASHQMRTPLSILRTHIALLRKAEPGGAAAKESIEDISQASERLQHLIVQLLALARADGADQSRVELAAVDPNEIAAASAAEHALTAVEAGIEFNFDRLAHAPAVVTNRVLAIEMIGNLIDNAIKHNRAGGHVRIGLEVADRQVLVAVEDDGPGIPPEEREKVFGRFERLHRDPSRGSGLGLSIVAALARVIGADVRLETPAAGRGLRAVVSFSVAGTQSSF from the coding sequence GTGACCGCCGCCGACCCGGCTCGGCGACGCCAGGCGCCGTCTCTCGCCGCCCGGATGCAGCGCGGGATGGTGATCCCGGTGATGGTGCTGGCGCTGATCCTGGGTCTTGGCGGCGCCTGGGTGATCAATCAGGCGGTTCAGACGGTCAATGACCGCATTCTCGGCGCCGCCTCCCGGGCGATCATCGATTCCCTGACCGTCGAGGACGGCGCCGTCGGCCTCGACCTGTCGCCCGCGATCTTCGGCATGCTCGAGGACGCCGCGCGGGACAACGTCTACTACAACGTCAGCCATCAGGGGCGCGTCCTGACCGGCTATGAGGACCTGCCCAGCATCGCGCCGAAGACCATGGGCGACACCCAAGTGGTGTTTGGCGACGCGGTCTATCTGGGGCGGCCTGTGCGAGTGGTGGCGGAGGCGCGCCGCCTGCCGCAGATCGATGGCGTCGTCATCGTCCAGGTCGCCGAGACCCTGCGGGCGCGCCAGAGGATTTCCAACCGGCTGCTGACGGGACTGGTGATCCTGGAGCTGGTCCTGATCGGGGTGTCGCTGGCTCTGCTGCCGCTCGCCATCCGGTGGGGGCTGCGACCGCTCCACAGGGTGCAGGCCGAGATGGATCGCCGGGCGGCCTCTGATCTCTCGCCCATCGCGCTGGATCCGGTGCCGACGGAGCTGCGCGAGCTGGTGGGGGGCTTCAACGCCATGCTGGCGCGGCTGGACTCGGCGATCACGGGCATTCAGCGGTTCACCGCCGACGCCTCGCACCAGATGCGCACGCCGCTGTCGATCCTGCGCACCCACATCGCGCTTCTGCGGAAGGCCGAGCCGGGCGGCGCGGCGGCGAAGGAGTCGATCGAGGACATCAGCCAGGCCAGCGAGCGCCTGCAGCACCTGATCGTCCAGCTGCTGGCCCTGGCGCGGGCCGACGGCGCCGATCAGTCGCGGGTCGAACTGGCGGCGGTCGATCCGAATGAGATCGCGGCGGCTTCGGCCGCCGAGCATGCATTGACGGCCGTCGAGGCGGGCATTGAGTTCAATTTCGATCGCCTGGCCCATGCCCCGGCGGTGGTGACCAACCGGGTGCTGGCCATCGAAATGATCGGCAACCTCATCGACAACGCGATCAAGCACAATCGGGCGGGCGGACATGTCCGGATCGGACTGGAGGTGGCCGACCGGCAGGTCCTCGTGGCCGTGGAGGACGACGGTCCCGGCATCCCTCCGGAGGAGCGCGAGAAGGTGTTCGGCCGCTTCGAGCGGCTGCACCGGGACCCTTCGCGCGGCAGCGGCCTGGGCCTGTCCATCGTCGCCGCCTTGGCGCGCGTGATCGGGGCGGACGTCAGGCTGGAGACGCCGGCGGCGGGCAGGGGGCTGCGGGCGGTCGTGAGTTTCAGCGTTGCGGGAACGCAATCTTCGTTCTGA